In the Dioscorea cayenensis subsp. rotundata cultivar TDr96_F1 chromosome 12, TDr96_F1_v2_PseudoChromosome.rev07_lg8_w22 25.fasta, whole genome shotgun sequence genome, one interval contains:
- the LOC120273174 gene encoding uncharacterized protein LOC120273174 — protein MASSSIPNLSPSVLSGENYQVWAVKMKAYLRGLGLWQWVEAEKEVPPLGNNPTLNEIRAHEEEKTKAPRALFVIHGAVSETIFLRIMDCETTKEAWDKLKEMYAGSDRTKKIQILNLKRQFQVLNMKDNESIKEFADRLMEVVNKIRLLGEDLTDESVVEKVLVSLPERFESKISSLEDSKDLTKISLAELVHAFQAQEQRRLMRQETSNEGAFLAK, from the coding sequence ATGGCTTCTAGTAGCATACCAAACCTTTCACCTTCAGTCTTAAGTGGTGAAAACTATCAAGTCTGGGCTGTAAAAATGAAGGCTTACTTGAGAGGTCTTGGTCTATGGCAGTGGGTTGAAGCTGAGAAGGAAGTACCACCTCTTGGAAACAACCCAACACTCAATGAGATCCGGgctcatgaagaagaaaagactAAAGCTCCAAGAGCTTTGTTTGTCATTCATGGTGCTGTCTcagaaacaatttttttaagaatcatGGATtgtgaaacaacaaaagaagcTTGGGACAAGCTCAAGGAAATGTATGCGGGTAGTGATAGAACCAAGAAAATACAGATTCTAAATTTAAAGAGGCAATTTCAAGTGTTGAATATGAAagacaatgaatccataaaggaGTTTGCAGACAGGCTGATGGAAGTTGTTAACAAAATCAGACTTCTTGGTGAAGACTTGACCGATGAAAGTGTGGTAGAAAAAGTTTTAGTGAGCTTGCCAGAGAGATTTGAGTCTAAAATTTCTTCACTTGAAGACTCAAAAGATTTAACCAAGATTTCTTTGGCTGAGCTTGTTCATGCCTTTCAAGCTCAAGAGCAGAGAAGATTAATGAGACAAGAAACTAGTAATGAAGGGGCTTTTCTTGCAAAGTAA